A region from the Microbacterium lacus genome encodes:
- a CDS encoding bleomycin resistance protein — protein MDHPSHTDEPGWSDEVSAARDALGGLHAPLAGRPARAGDRAVPNLPARDFAATIAFYGSFGFEVSYRDGGWLILRRGGIVLEFFLAPELDPYSSGYMVSIRVADLDAFYAAVRSAGIAERTTGIPRLVPVALREWGQRAGYLVDLDGTQLHLIEDAG, from the coding sequence ATGGATCACCCTTCGCACACGGATGAGCCCGGCTGGTCGGACGAAGTCTCGGCGGCCCGCGACGCACTGGGCGGCCTGCACGCACCGCTCGCGGGTCGACCTGCTCGCGCCGGCGACCGTGCGGTGCCGAATCTGCCCGCCCGCGACTTCGCGGCCACGATCGCGTTCTACGGCTCGTTCGGGTTCGAGGTGTCCTACCGCGACGGGGGCTGGCTCATCCTGCGCCGCGGCGGCATCGTGCTGGAGTTCTTCCTCGCGCCCGAACTGGATCCGTACTCGAGCGGCTACATGGTCAGCATCCGTGTGGCCGACCTCGATGCCTTCTACGCCGCCGTCCGCTCCGCGGGCATCGCCGAACGGACCACGGGGATCCCGCGGCTCGTTCCGGTCGCCCTGCGCGAATGGGGTCAGCGGGCGGGCTATCTCGTCGATCTCGACGGAACCCAGCTGCACCTCATCGAGGACGCCGGATGA